The Dehalococcoidia bacterium genome segment GAGAGGGATGTCGTTGACCCGGCCGGCAGTGATCTCCCCTGAGAGCGCCTGTCCCGTCCGCCCGGCTGTCAGCGGCCCTGCGGACGCCGGCCACAGAAAGGCTACGCCGACGGCGGCCGCGAGCAGGAGGAATGTAGCGGCCGCGACAAGCAGCACCAGGCGCTCGGGAGCCGCGCGCGAACGAGCGGCCATCGCGACGGGATCATAGCTCGTTGTGAGCCGCCGCGGAAGGCCCTTACCATAGAGTCAGGCGCGTGGTAGCACCGCTCCGCAGTCTCGACCGTCCTGGGAGCAAGCATTGACATCGAACCTGGAAGGGCTGGCGCGCGTGCCGCAGCAAGAGCCAACGCTGGACGGCGTAAAGCGCGCGCTTGTCATCGCGGCCCACCCGGACGACGCCGACTTCGGCGCAGCCGGCACGGCGCACCTGTGGTCGCGACAGGGCTGGGAGTTCTATTACCTGGTCTGCACCGACGGCTCCAAGGGTTCGGACGACCCCTCGCTGACGCCGGCCGACCTCGTGCGCCTGCGCCGCGCGGAGCAGCGGGAGGCGGCGAAGTTTCTCGGCGTGAAGGACGTCTTCTTCCTCGACTATGTGGACGGCGAGCTCAGGCCGTCGCGCTCGTTTCTCGGCGACGTGGTTCGTCACATCCGCATGATCCGTCCCCACGCCGTGTTCACGCATGACCCCGAGGCAGTGATCGTGCGGGAGTCCTTCGTCAACCACTCAGACCACCGCGCAACCGGCCTGACGGCTGTCGACGCCGTCTATCCGGCGGCAAGGGATCGCCTCAACTTTCCGGAGCACATCGAGCAAGGGCTGCAGCCGCACAAGGTCAGCGAGATCTACATCTGGGGGTCCGAGAAGGCGACGTTTCAGGTAGACATCACGGATGTCATCGAGAAGAAAGCGCAGGCCTTGCTGCTCCACAAGACCCAGTTCCAGGAGGACTTCGTCCGAAGCGCCCTGAACATATGGCGGACGCCAGAAGGACGCTACATCGAGTCCTTCCGGCGCGTACAGATGTGGTTCTAGGACATGAGCGGCGAACCGGCAGGGCCGGGCGCGTCCTACTGCATCAATTGCGGCGCCCGGCTGGAGACGAGGGAGGCCTTCGGGAAGCAGCGCCTCGTCTGCCCCGACTGCGGCCATGTGCACTTCGATGACCCCAAGGTTGCCGTCGGCGTGGTAGTGGAGATGGACGGCGGCATTCTGCTGGCGCGCCGCAATCATGAGCCGCAAATCGGGCGCTGGTCCTTCCCCTCGGGCTTTGTCGACGCAGGGGAAGTGCTGGAGGAGGCGGCGGCGCGCGAGGTACAGGAGGAGACCGGCGTCGAGGTCACGATTGACCGCCTTCTCGGCGTGTACTCCGCCCGCGGTGAGCGCACGATTTTCGTCGCCTACGCCGGCCACGCCAGCGGCGGCCGCCTGGAGTGCGGCGACGAGTGCCTCGAGGTGGCCGTATTCCCGCCCGATGCCCTGCCGGAGCTGGCCTTCCCCCACGACGCGGCCATCCTCGACGCCTGGGCCAGGGGCCGGGCGTGAGACTGCGGGGCTGCCGGCTTTTTGCCACACTGGCAGCGGCTCTGGTACTGTCGCTGGCCTCCTGCCGTGACGGCGACGATGACCGACCGCCTCCGCCGCCGGCCGACAGCCCGACCGCGACCCAGGTAAGCCCGTCTCCCCTGCCGGCGGACACGCCCACGCCGCGGCCGCTCCCGGGCGTGGTCTTCCCGCCGGAGCAGGCACAGGTCCTGGAAGACCTCGTGCGCCGCACGGCGCAGCTGCGGAAGCTGGAGCCCCTTGCGCCGTTGCATATGCGTCTCATCGGGCGGGATGCCGCGGCGGACTATCTGGAGGGGACTCTGGATGAGGGCGACAAGGTAGCGTTGGCCCGCCGTCAAGAAGTCTACCGCCTCCTCGGCCTGATCCCGGACGACGCCGACTTGCTGCAACTCCAGATCTCGCTCCTGCGCGGCGCCGTGCTCGGCTTCTACGACCCTGACGTCAAGGCGCTCTTCGTCCTGCAGGACCTCGGGCTCACCTCGGTGGTCACCCGAACGACCATCGTGCACGAGATCGTGCATGCCCTGCAGGACCAGCACTATGACCTCAACGCCATCGACCTCCGTATCCGTGACGACTGGGACCGGTACATGGCGTTTACGGACGTAGTCGAGGGTGACGCCCGCGGCGTCGAGACCGAGTTCCTCAGCCCCGCCGCCGCCGCGAACCCGGCCGCCAACTGCAACGATGCCAGCTTCAACGTCAACACCCTCTCCAACATCCCGGTCGTGGTGCAGCGAGAGCTGCTGGCGCCCTACTCCGACGGACGTTGCCTCATCGCTAGCGTCGCCTCACGCCTGCCAGAGGGTGTGGACAGCATCTTCAAGGACCTTCCGCGCAGCACCGAGCAGGTGTTGCATCCTGAGAAGTATCTGGCGCGAGAGGAGCCGCGGCGCGTCGACTTGAGGCCGCTTGCCGCCGACCTTGGCTCGGGCTGGAGCGAGCGCTACTCCGGCACCATCGGCGAGTTCGGCCTTCAGAACCTCCTTTTGCTCGGCGTAAGTGACACGGCGGCTGTAAAGCGCGCGGCCGCGGGTTGGGGCGGCGACCGGTGGTCGCTCTACGGCCGTAACGACGGCGCCCGCCTGATCCACGTCGAGACGCTCTGGGATAGCGAGTCCGAGGCGCGCGAGTTCTGGGAGGCGTTCCTCCGCTCCCTGAACACGCGTTCCCGTGGCAGCGTCTCGGCGTCAGCCTCGCAGTCGAACGTCTACTGGCGCTCGGGAGGCAAGTCCCTGCGCGCCGCGCTGGCCGGCGATAGCGTGACGCTGCTCGTGGGGACGGACGACGCCTCCGTGCGGACAGCGGCGACAGCCCTGGGCCTGCCCTGAGGACGGGCGCCGCTATGCCCTCTGCAGGGCCTTTCATATAATCTGCTCGACTTGACTGACTCACACTCCGGCACAGATCCCCGAGACCAGAGGCCCGCGGCAGCGGGCCTTATCGCAATCGATGGCCCGGTGGCGTCCGGCAAGACGGCAGTGGGCCTGCGCCTGGCCCGCGAACTAGGCTACCGTCTCGTCGATACCGGCATGATGTACCGGGCAATCACATACCTCGTCCTCAAGCACGGGCTCGACCCTAAGGACGAGGCAGGAGTCATCTCCCTGGCCGAGAAAGCGGACATAGAGCTGGGCCAGCCCACGGATGACGACCTCGCCACCGTGAAGGCGGAGGGCGAGGACATCACGCGCCTCCTGCGCACGCCGGAGGTCGACCGCACGGTGTCGGTGGTATCTCGCATCCCCGGGGTGCGCCGGGCGATGGTGCAGCGGCAGCGCGCTCTGGCGGCGGAGGGCCGCATCATAATGCTTGGGCGCGACATTGGCACCGTTGTCCTGCCGGATGCTCCCGTCAAGATCTACTTGGACGCCTCGGCGGGCGAGCGGGCGCGGCGGCGCTACCTGGAGCTGAAGGAGGCCGGCAACGAGAGGCCGTTGGAGGAGATCCGCGAGGAGCTGGAGAACCGCGACCGCATGGACATGAACCGCCACGCCTCGCCCCTGCGCCCTGCTCCCGACGCGGTTGTCATCGCCACGGACGACCTCACGCTGGACGAGGTCGTCGCGAAGGTCCGAGAGGTCGCCGGCATACGACCATGACCGCGAGACGCCCCCTCTTGCCTCGACGGCGGAGAGGGCCGGCGCTGCCGCTGGCCCTTCACTTGCCGTTGGCGCGCCTTGCCCGAGGCCGGTGATGGCCTGGTTCTACTGGCTCGTTACTTACTTCGTCCGCTGGTTCCTCATGCCTCTGTACGCGACCATCGAAGTGCGCGGGGTAGAGAATGTGCCGCGAACGGGCCCGCTACTCATCGCCTCCAACCACCTGAATGACGCCGACCCGGGCGTGCTGGCGACGCGCATCCCCAGACGCTTGGTGTTCATGGCGAAGGCGGAGCTCTTCCGGATCCCCGTGCTCGCGCAGGCCCTGCGCCTCTACGGCGCCTTCCCCGTGCGGAGACGCGAGGCCGACCTCTCAGCGCTCCGGCGCTCGCACGAGACTCTGAGGCGTGGCCTGGCCCTGGTACTGTTCCCGGAGGGCACGCGCGCCGGTGAGGCAGCTCGTCTCGGGCCCGCCTGGCCGGGGGCCGGCCTCATTGCCCTGCGCAACAATGCCCTCATCCTGCCCTGCGCCATCACGGGCAGCCAGGACATGGGGATGCCCGGGATGTTCCTGCGGGTGCTCAGGCGCCGCAGGGTCACCCTCACGATCGGCGAGCCATTTCGTCTCGACCCCGTGCCACGGATCAATACGGAGGCGTCCGCTGCCGGGGCGGACCTGATCATGCGGCGTATAGCCGCGCTTCTGCCTCCCGAGTACCGGGGATATTATGGAGAGGAAGCGGGGGCCGGTGAGCACGCGGCCCGGGGCCAGACATGAAAATCCTACGCGCGAGAGAGATGGGTTTTTGCTTCGGCGTCCGCCGCGCCGTCGAGATGATGGAGGAGGCGGTCGCGGAGCGGGGCCAGATGGTCAGCCTCGGGTCGGTGGTGCACAACCCCCAGGTCGTCGAGAAACTGCGCTCGCAGGGCCTCGAGGTGATCACAGACGTCTCCGAGGCGCGCGACAAGCCCGTCGCGATCACGGCCCACGGCGTGGCCCGCAACGTGATCGAGGGACTGGAACAGGCCGGTGTCGAGATCTTCGACACCACGTGTCCCATCGTCACCCGCTCCCAGCAGTGGGCGAAGAAGCTGACGGACGAGGGCTATGGCCTGGTGGTATTCGGGGACCCGAACCACAAAGAGATGCGTGGCGTCCTTGGCTGGGCGAACGGCAAGGTGCTGGTGGTGCCCGCGCACCAGGAGCCGGGCGAGCTGCCCGCGGACTTCCCGTCCCGCATCGGGGTCCTCTCGCAGACCACGGAGACGGAGCAGCGCTTCAGCAGCTTCGTGAAAAAGCTGTTCGAGACGAACATGGAGCGCATCTCCGAATTGCGGGTCATCAACACCCTCTGTCACGCCACGACGTCGCAGCAAGCGGCGACCATGGAGCTGGCGGGGCAGGTTGACCTCATGATCGTCGTCGGCGGGCGCGAAAGCGCGAACACCCGCCATCTGGCCGACGTTTCTCGCGAGTGCGGCGTGGAGACCTACCACATCGAACGCGCCGATGAGATCGAGCCGGAGTGGCTGCGCGGCCGCGCGGCCGTCGGCGTGACCGCGGGCGCCTCCACGCCCGACTACGCGATCGAGGAAGTGGTGGCGAGGCTGGAGGCGCTGGCCTCGGCGCCTGCGGCATCGCCCTGACCCCGGCACCCCGGCGCCTGCCCGTACTCGCTCGCGCGGCCTGCGCGCCCCCGGAACGCCCGTGATGCTGGCGCCCTGCGACAGACGCAGCCCACGAGGGAAGCCTGTGCCATCATGGAACCGTGAGTGAATCAGAAGCCACCCCCGAGCTCGAGCTCACGGAGGGCGCCCTCGATAGCGGGTTGATCGCCGAGAGCGAGGAAGAGGAGCCCGGGTCGATCGAGCCGCTGGAGCCGGCCTCGCGCCGGCCGGGCGGTCCCGTAGCCCGGCGCATCTACTCGACCGGCAGCGCCGAGCTCGACCGCCTGGTGCAGGACGTGGTCGAGCGCGTCGAGACGCAGGAGGCTGACCTCCTGCGCGAGTTGATGACTACCAGCCTGCGGCTTGTCTTGCAGGGCTCGACCCGCGCTGAACTGAAGCTGGTGAACGCGGCGATGAAGGAGTTTGCCTACTCATTCCGCGTCTTTGCGCCCTACCAGCACCTGCCCAAGGTCAGCATCTTCGGTTCCGCGCGGGTGATGCCCGGCGACCCGGCCTATATCGCCGCCCGTGACTTCGCCCGCGAGATGGCGTCCCGCGGCTGGATGGTCATCACCGGCGCCGGCCCCGGCATCATGGCGGCCGGGCACGAGGGCGCGGGCGCCAGCCAGAGCTTCGGCGCCAACATACGCTTGCCGTTCTTGAATCCGGCCAACGTCTACATCGCCCGGGACGGCAAGCTGATCAACTTCAAGTACTTTTTCACCCGCAAGGTCACGTTCATGAAGGAG includes the following:
- a CDS encoding lysophospholipid acyltransferase family protein, whose product is MAWFYWLVTYFVRWFLMPLYATIEVRGVENVPRTGPLLIASNHLNDADPGVLATRIPRRLVFMAKAELFRIPVLAQALRLYGAFPVRRREADLSALRRSHETLRRGLALVLFPEGTRAGEAARLGPAWPGAGLIALRNNALILPCAITGSQDMGMPGMFLRVLRRRRVTLTIGEPFRLDPVPRINTEASAAGADLIMRRIAALLPPEYRGYYGEEAGAGEHAARGQT
- the cmk gene encoding (d)CMP kinase, which encodes MTDSHSGTDPRDQRPAAAGLIAIDGPVASGKTAVGLRLARELGYRLVDTGMMYRAITYLVLKHGLDPKDEAGVISLAEKADIELGQPTDDDLATVKAEGEDITRLLRTPEVDRTVSVVSRIPGVRRAMVQRQRALAAEGRIIMLGRDIGTVVLPDAPVKIYLDASAGERARRRYLELKEAGNERPLEEIREELENRDRMDMNRHASPLRPAPDAVVIATDDLTLDEVVAKVREVAGIRP
- a CDS encoding TIGR00730 family Rossman fold protein, with product MSESEATPELELTEGALDSGLIAESEEEEPGSIEPLEPASRRPGGPVARRIYSTGSAELDRLVQDVVERVETQEADLLRELMTTSLRLVLQGSTRAELKLVNAAMKEFAYSFRVFAPYQHLPKVSIFGSARVMPGDPAYIAARDFAREMASRGWMVITGAGPGIMAAGHEGAGASQSFGANIRLPFLNPANVYIARDGKLINFKYFFTRKVTFMKESKAFVLLPGGWGTLDEAFELLTLVQTGKSDLHPVVLLEPDGSTYWRTWDEFIRAQVLRRGFISADDLSLYRVAASVSEAVAEIERFYSNYRSARFVGDRLVLRLNRAPDEAALRALNADFADLLDHGAFEVIPPTAPELRDEDDLEAARLAFFPSHAYGRLRQLIDELNKL
- the ispH gene encoding 4-hydroxy-3-methylbut-2-enyl diphosphate reductase; translated protein: MKILRAREMGFCFGVRRAVEMMEEAVAERGQMVSLGSVVHNPQVVEKLRSQGLEVITDVSEARDKPVAITAHGVARNVIEGLEQAGVEIFDTTCPIVTRSQQWAKKLTDEGYGLVVFGDPNHKEMRGVLGWANGKVLVVPAHQEPGELPADFPSRIGVLSQTTETEQRFSSFVKKLFETNMERISELRVINTLCHATTSQQAATMELAGQVDLMIVVGGRESANTRHLADVSRECGVETYHIERADEIEPEWLRGRAAVGVTAGASTPDYAIEEVVARLEALASAPAASP
- a CDS encoding NUDIX hydrolase; the protein is MSGEPAGPGASYCINCGARLETREAFGKQRLVCPDCGHVHFDDPKVAVGVVVEMDGGILLARRNHEPQIGRWSFPSGFVDAGEVLEEAAAREVQEETGVEVTIDRLLGVYSARGERTIFVAYAGHASGGRLECGDECLEVAVFPPDALPELAFPHDAAILDAWARGRA
- a CDS encoding PIG-L deacetylase family protein; this translates as MTSNLEGLARVPQQEPTLDGVKRALVIAAHPDDADFGAAGTAHLWSRQGWEFYYLVCTDGSKGSDDPSLTPADLVRLRRAEQREAAKFLGVKDVFFLDYVDGELRPSRSFLGDVVRHIRMIRPHAVFTHDPEAVIVRESFVNHSDHRATGLTAVDAVYPAARDRLNFPEHIEQGLQPHKVSEIYIWGSEKATFQVDITDVIEKKAQALLLHKTQFQEDFVRSALNIWRTPEGRYIESFRRVQMWF